The stretch of DNA ATTCGGATGGACGGGATAGACGATTGTGCAGTCCTCGAACGTATCCGCAATCTCACGGACTGCGGTGAATGCCTCGCGCAGCGGCGCGCCGAACGACTCCCGGCGGTGGGCCGTCAGAAGCACGAGCCGCCCCTCGCCCGCGACCACGTCGCGCAGCGCGGCGTCCGCCGGCTCGTGCGGCACGCTTGCCATGCGCTGCACCGCATCCACCACGGTGTTGCCCGTCAGGAAGATCGTGGCAGGGTCGACGTTCTCGCGGAGCAGGTTGTCCCTTGCACGCGGCGTCGGGGCGAAGTGAGCGTCGGCGGCCACCCCCGTCATCCGCCGCAGGATCTCTTCCGGGTACGGCTGCCATTTGTCGCCGCTGCGCAGCCCGGCCTCCACGTGCCCGACGCGGATGCGTTCGAAGAATCCAACCAGCGCGCCGAAGAACACCGTGGCCGTGTCGCCCTGGACCAGCAGCATGTCCGGCCGGAACTCCCGCACGACGCCGCGCAGCCCATCCAGGCAGCCGTGGGCGACATCATAGAGATCCTGGCCCTCCTTCATGATGCCGAGATCCCATGCTGCCTCGAGCGCGAACACGTCG from Longimicrobiales bacterium encodes:
- the wecB gene encoding UDP-N-acetylglucosamine 2-epimerase (non-hydrolyzing): MTAVTPRVLVIVGTRPEGIKLAPVVDALRARGDVVDARVALTGQHTTLIDQVLDVFALEAAWDLGIMKEGQDLYDVAHGCLDGLRGVVREFRPDMLLVQGDTATVFFGALVGFFERIRVGHVEAGLRSGDKWQPYPEEILRRMTGVAADAHFAPTPRARDNLLRENVDPATIFLTGNTVVDAVQRMASVPHEPADAALRDVVAGEGRLVLLTAHRRESFGAPLREAFTAVREIADTFEDCTIVYPVHPNPNVRSAADELLGSHPRIRLTAPFDYLDLVYALRHAALVITDSGGIQEEAPSFGTPVLVLREVTERPEAVEAGIAQLVGTDRTRIVAAASEILRGAQPGTISSPYGDGRAGERIADIVVHTLTGAPRTMQDWQP